Proteins encoded in a region of the Candidatus Methylomirabilota bacterium genome:
- a CDS encoding sigma-70 family RNA polymerase sigma factor has translation MSELRTETVDLADNGEPLETLLARAPAELAGDRDKPGDAARGRELLGLYLRDIAKVPLLTPEQEQELARRVQAGDADAERQLIEANLRLVVRVARRYLNRGLSLLDLIEEGNLGLLHAVTKFQPGRGTRFSTYAVWWIRQAVARALANQARMIRLPVHIELLLGRYMKKKAALTQDLDRAPTTEEIAKALGQPLEEIEHIERMSQRPVSLDAPIGQEGDGKLEDLVKDAEPLPGAGLGAALKAREDLAGVLRDLPDTERSVLELRFGLEGEEPRTLESIGRQLGLTRERVRQIEAAALARLRRLMAARGLEAGDLF, from the coding sequence ATGAGTGAGCTGCGCACCGAGACGGTCGACCTCGCTGACAACGGCGAGCCGCTCGAGACGCTTCTAGCCCGCGCGCCTGCCGAGCTGGCGGGCGACAGGGACAAGCCGGGCGACGCGGCCCGCGGCCGCGAGCTGCTGGGCCTCTATCTCCGCGACATCGCCAAGGTGCCGCTGCTCACCCCCGAGCAGGAGCAGGAGCTCGCGCGACGGGTGCAGGCCGGCGACGCCGATGCCGAGCGGCAGCTGATCGAGGCAAATCTCCGTCTCGTGGTGCGGGTGGCGCGCCGCTACCTGAACCGGGGGCTTTCACTGCTGGACCTCATCGAGGAAGGCAACCTCGGCCTCCTGCACGCCGTCACGAAGTTCCAGCCCGGCCGCGGCACGCGCTTTTCCACCTATGCCGTCTGGTGGATTCGACAGGCGGTGGCCCGGGCCCTCGCAAACCAGGCGCGCATGATCAGGCTGCCCGTCCACATCGAGCTCCTCCTGGGCCGATACATGAAGAAGAAGGCCGCGCTCACCCAGGACTTGGACCGCGCGCCGACCACGGAAGAGATCGCCAAGGCTCTCGGTCAGCCGCTCGAAGAGATCGAGCATATCGAGCGCATGAGCCAGCGCCCGGTCTCTCTCGACGCGCCCATCGGGCAGGAGGGCGACGGCAAGCTCGAGGACCTCGTCAAGGATGCGGAGCCCTTGCCCGGCGCCGGGCTCGGCGCGGCGCTGAAGGCGCGCGAGGACCTGGCCGGCGTGCTCCGGGACCTGCCCGATACCGAGCGCAGCGTGCTGGAGCTGCGCTTCGGGCTCGAAGGCGAGGAGCCAAGGACGCTCGAAAGCATAGGGCGCCAGCTCGGGCTCACGCGGGAGCGGGTCCGCCAGATCGAGGCGGCGGCCCTGGCCCGGCTGCGGCGCCTCATGGCCGCTCGGGGCCTGGAGGCGGGGGACCTGTTCTGA